From the genome of Thermus albus:
CGGCATCATGAAGATGATCCTCAGCCTCTATAAGGAGGCGGAGGCGGCCATCCGGCGGGGGGTGAGCATTGACGAGATCCTGGGGCTTCCCGTCATTGAGCGCATCGGTCGGGCCCGCTACCAAAGCGAGGAGGACTTCCCCCGTTACTTTGAGGAGACCATGAAGGAGATCGAGGGGGCCTTCAAGGCCCTGGCCTAGAGGAGGGATGGATGGATCTTCTTAAGAAGGAATACACGGGCATCACCTATATCTCGGGGCCGCTCCTCTTCGTGGAAAACGCCAAGGACCTGGCCTATGGCGCCATCGTGGACATCAAGGACGGCACGGGCCGGGTGCGCGGCGGTCAGGTGATCGAGGTTTCCGAGGAGTACGCGGTCATCCAGGTGTTTGAGGAGACCACGGGTCTGGACCTGGCCACCACCAGCGTGAGCCTGGTGGAGGACGTGGCCCGGCTTGGGGTTTCCAAGGAGATGCTGGGCCGGCGCTTCAACGGGATTGGCAAGCCCATTGACGGCCTTCCCCCCATTACCCCGGAAAAGCGGCTGCCCATCGTGGGCCTGCCCCTGAACCCCGTGGCCCGCAGGAAGCCCGAGGAGTTCATCCAGACGGGTATCTCCACCATTGATGTGATGAACACCCTGGTGCGGGGGCAAAAGCTTCCCATCTTCTCGGGCTCGGGCCTTCCCGCCAACGAGATCGCCGCCCAGATTGCCCGCCAGGCCACGGTGCGCCCCGACCTCTCGGGGGAGGAGGCCAAGGAGGAGCCCTTCGCCGTGGTCTTCGCCGCCATGGGCATCACCCAGCGGGAGCTTTCCTACTTCATCCAGGAGTTTGAGCGCACCGGGGCCTTAAGCCGCTCCGTCCTCTTCCTCAACAAGGCGGACGACCCCACCATTGAGCGCATCCTCACCCCCCGTATGGCCCTCACCGTGGCCGAGTACCTGGCCTTTGAGCACGACTACCACGTGCTGGTCATCCTCACGGACATGACCAACTACTGCGAGGCCTTGCGGGAGATTGGGGCCAGCCGCGAGGAGATCCCAGGGCGGCGGGGCTACCCCGGCTACATGTACACCGACCTGGCCACCATCTACGAGCGGGCCGGGGTGGTGGTGGGGAAGAAGGGGTCCGTCACCCAGATCCCCATCCTCTCCATGCCCGACGACGATCGTACCCACCCCATCCCCGACCTCACGGGCTACATCACCGAGGGGCAGATCCAGCTTTCCCGGGAGCTGCACCGTAAGGGCGTTTATCCCCCCATCGACCCCCTGCCCTCCCTTTCCCGGCTCATGAACAACGGCGTGGGCAAGGGCAAGACCCGGGAGGACCACAAGCAGGTTTCCGACCAGCTTTACTCCGCCTACGCCAACGGGGTGGACATCCGCAAGCTGGTGGCCATCATCGGCGAGGATGCCCTCACGGAGAACGACCGGCGCTACCTGCAGTTCGCCGATGCCTTTGAGAAGCACTTCATCAACCAGGGGCAGCAGAACCGCTCCATTGAGGAGAGCTTGCAGATCGCTTGGGCCCTGCTTTCCATGCTGCCCCAAGGGGAACTCAAGCGGATTTCCCGCGACCACATCGGCAAGTACTACGGGCAGAAGCTGGAGGAGATCTGGGGCGCTCCCCAGGCCCTGGACTAAGGAGGTCCTATGAGCCAGGTCAGCCCCACCCGCATGAACCTTCTGCAGCGGCGCGGCCAGATGCGCCTGGCGCA
Proteins encoded in this window:
- a CDS encoding V-type ATP synthase subunit B, which gives rise to MDLLKKEYTGITYISGPLLFVENAKDLAYGAIVDIKDGTGRVRGGQVIEVSEEYAVIQVFEETTGLDLATTSVSLVEDVARLGVSKEMLGRRFNGIGKPIDGLPPITPEKRLPIVGLPLNPVARRKPEEFIQTGISTIDVMNTLVRGQKLPIFSGSGLPANEIAAQIARQATVRPDLSGEEAKEEPFAVVFAAMGITQRELSYFIQEFERTGALSRSVLFLNKADDPTIERILTPRMALTVAEYLAFEHDYHVLVILTDMTNYCEALREIGASREEIPGRRGYPGYMYTDLATIYERAGVVVGKKGSVTQIPILSMPDDDRTHPIPDLTGYITEGQIQLSRELHRKGVYPPIDPLPSLSRLMNNGVGKGKTREDHKQVSDQLYSAYANGVDIRKLVAIIGEDALTENDRRYLQFADAFEKHFINQGQQNRSIEESLQIAWALLSMLPQGELKRISRDHIGKYYGQKLEEIWGAPQALD